A window of Oncorhynchus keta strain PuntledgeMale-10-30-2019 chromosome 27, Oket_V2, whole genome shotgun sequence contains these coding sequences:
- the LOC118370669 gene encoding aerolysin-like protein translates to MATTLQMIGGGGGCSFEFHGMNNGATLNKIGVAVEAWQVKAVWEELVDRHVATFGDANTFNEFELYLGERITKLSLWGNGAGTSLGAIKFTTSKNREFFEEMTSWPLKY, encoded by the coding sequence ATGGCAACCACACTGCAGATGATCGGTGGTGGAGGAGGCTGTTCATTTGAATTCCACGGCATGAACAACGGTGCCACCCTCAACAAGATTGGAGTGGCGGTGGAAGCCTGGCAGGTCAAAGCTGTGTGGGAGGAGCTAGTGGACAGGCACGTTGCGACCTTTGGAGATGCGAACACTTTCAATGAGTTTGAGTTGTACCTCGGCGAGCGCATCACCAAGCTGTCTCTGTGGGGTAACGGTGCCGGCACAAGTCTAGGTGCCATCAAGTTCACGACGAGTAAGAACCGGGAGTTCTTTGAAGAAATGACCAGCTGGCCACTGAAGTACTGA